In a single window of the Pseudochaenichthys georgianus chromosome 16, fPseGeo1.2, whole genome shotgun sequence genome:
- the LOC117461019 gene encoding gastrula zinc finger protein XlCGF57.1-like — protein sequence METEADGDVCRGREPARNSDPESSLQPETEDHTEDSSEPDTGDASEPDTEDSADWKETREPASGSNSLKNRHESVSDPQCSDEKKPFSCSVCKKAFPLSGNLKRHMRVHTGDKPFTCTVCKKAFSQSESLKIHMRIHTGEKPFTCTVCKKAFSHSGSLKNHVRIHTEEKPFTCTVCKKAFSYNGHLKRHMRVHTGEKPFSCTVCKKAFSRSGSLKKHMRIHTGEKPFTCTVCKKAFSHSGSLKKHMRIHTGEKPFTCTVCKKAFSNSGSLKKHMRIHTGEKPFTCTVCKKAFSHSGSLKDHMIIHTGDKPHSCSVCKKAFSHGGILKKHMRIHTEEKPFTCTVCKKALSHNGHLKRHMRVHTGEKPFTCTVCKKAFSRSGHLKRHMRIHTGEEK from the coding sequence atggaaacagaagctgatggagatgtcTGTCGAGGAcgagaaccagccaggaactcagatccagagagcagtttacaacccgagactgaggaccacactgaagactcttctgaacctgacactggagacgcttctgaacctgacactgaagacagtgctgattggaaagagaccagagaacctgcatcaggctcaaactcactgaaaaatagacatgaatctgtcagtgatccaCAATGTAGTGATgaaaagaaaccattcagctgctcagtctgtaagaaagcttttccactgagtggaaatttaaagagacacatgagagtccacacaggagataaaccattcacctgtacagtctgtaagaaagctttttcacaaagTGAAAGTTTAAAgatacacatgagaatccacacgggagagaaaccattcacctgtacagtctgtaagaaagctttttcacatagtggaagtttaaagaaccacgtgagaatccacacagaagagaaaccattcacctgtacagtctgtaagaaagctttttcatataatggacatttaaagagacacatgagagtccacacaggagagaaaccattcagctgtacagtctgtaagaaagctttttcacgtagtggaagtttaaagaaacacatgagaatccacacaggagagaaaccattcacctgtacagtttgtaagaaagctttttcacatagtggaagtttaaagaaacacatgagaatccacacaggagagaaaccattcacctgtacagtctgtaagaaagctttttcaaatagtggaagtttaaagaaacacatgagaatccacacaggagagaaaccattcacctgtacagtctgtaagaaagctttttcacatagtggaagtttaaaggacCACATgataatccacacaggagataaaccacacagctgctcagtctgtaagaaagctttttcacatggTGGAattttaaagaaacacatgagaatccacacagaagagaaaccattcacctgtacagtctgtaagaaagctttgtCACATAATGGACatttaaagagacacatgagagtccacacaggagagaaaccattcacctgtacagtctgtaagaaagctttttcacggagtggacatttaaagagacacatgagaatccacacaggagaggaaaaatAG